A single window of Lutzomyia longipalpis isolate SR_M1_2022 chromosome 1, ASM2433408v1 DNA harbors:
- the LOC129791928 gene encoding uncharacterized protein LOC129791928 isoform X1, with the protein MERRSFRYSSSYYRSLKALNESIISHSTDPDEEMEQEQTRGNQFVYFDFSDQVDNDNFSYSSDESVSSEDDFESTPDIYEDIHIWAVEYNIKHCALTKLLHILRKVPVLHYLPMDARTILETPRHVNVSPMGSGEMWYNGLKPVLYKLLGQQNLDEIPKISLKFHVDGLQIFKSSKVDLWPILCAIEELPNIPPQVIAIYCGNGKPSNVSEYLKEFVPEIQDLLTNGLEIDMYHIKVAIKCFLCDLPARAFLKGTVYFNHRSGCSKCTAIGENESGNRMSFPNLNAQKRTNESFRQRKNISHHRESSVIERLPVDMVKDFPISDDLHLLHQGVMKRMCSLWIAGRNNYYTKWSANDVKKVSEELVKLNLYKPKELHRQIRDLSDISRWKGTEWRTLLMYTGVVVLRNILRPDVYYNFLLLFCGVTICETSYYKFLLPVADSMLKEFVKTYIEIYGSDEIVMNIHSTIHIVDDVQNHGPLASMSTYIFENLLKDVKQCVRNGKKPLIQVARRLIEKSHVDMLKAKKTKIYPNLEKKTSEHHERNDCTGTYCILNLNKYLTFRNDNKNCWFMNSNNEIIRICNITIHNREIVIYGKKILRIKDFFTEPIKSSTLNIYCSDTMVCDMQKLYKLTDIKCKMFGMEYNTMYIFVPLVHTFNL; encoded by the exons ATGGAACGCAGATCTTTCAGATATAGTTCTTCTTACTATCGATCTTTGAAGGCACTGAATGAAAGCATAATCTCTCATAGTACTGATCCTGATGAAGAAATGGAACAAGAGCAAACACGTGGGAATCAATTCGTTTATTTTGATTTCAGCGATCaag ttgataatgataatttttcttattcatctGATGAGAGCGTTTCAAGTGAAGATGACTTTGAAAGTACTCCGGATATTTACGAAGATATCCATATTTGGGCAGTGGAATATAATATCAAACACTGTGCACTTACTAAGTTATTGCACATACTAAGGAAAGTTCCAGTTCTACATTATTTACCAATGGATGCTCGAACTATTTTGGAAACCCCACGGCATGTAAATGTAAGCCCTATGGGATCAGGCGAAATGTGGTATAATGGACTTAAGCCGGTATTATATAAATTGCTTGGACAACAAAATTTAGACGAAATTCCGAAAATATCCCTTAAGTTTCACGTGGATGGCCTCCAAATCTTCAAAAGTTCAAAAGTTGATTTATGGCCTATTTTATGTGCAATTGAAGAGCTACCAAATATCCCACCTCAAGTTATTGCAATCTATTGTGGAAATGGAAAACCTTCAAACGTATcagaatatttgaaagaatttgttCCGGAGATACAGGATTTATTAACAAATGGATTAGAAATCGATATGTATCATATAAAAGTTGCTATCAAATGCTTCTTGTGTGATCTCCCAGCACGAGCATTTTTAAAAG GAACTGTTTACTTTAATCACCGTAGTGGTTGCAGTAAATGTACAGCAATTGGAGAAAATGAATCAg GAAATAGAATGAGTTTCCCTAATCTAAACGCTCAAAAACGAACAAATGAAAGTTTTCGTCAACGCAAAAATATCAGCCATCATCGAGAATCATCTGTAATTGAAAGATTACCTGTGGACATGGttaaagattttcccatttctGATGATCTTCACCTTTTACATCAAGGAGTTATGAAGAGGATGTGTTCACTATGGATTGCAGGGCGCAATAACTACTATACGAAATGGTCAGCAAATGACGTAAAGAAAGTATCGGAAGAACTGGTTAAACTAAACTTATATAAACCAAAGGAACTACATCGTCAAATAAGAGACTTGAGTGACATTTCAAGGTGGAAAGGTACGGAATGGAGAACGCTGCTAATGTATACCGGTGTTGTAGTTCTACGCAACATACTTAGACCAGACgtatattacaattttttgttgttattttgCGGAGTGACAATCTGTGAAACTTcttattataaatttcttcttcctgTTGCCGATTCTATGCTTAAGGAATTCGTAAAAACTTATATTGAGATTTATGGAAGTGATGAAATAGTGATGAATATTCATTCTACTATACATATAGTAGACGATGTACAGAACCATGGACCACTTGCATCAATGTCTACATATATTTTCGAGAATCTGCTCAAAGATGTTAAGCAATGTGTAAGAAATGGTAAAAAACCACTCATTCAGGTTGCTCGAAgattaattgagaaatctcATGTAGATATGTTGAAAGCaaagaaaaccaaaatatACCCCAATCTAGAAAAGAAGACATCCGAACATCATGAACGTAATGATTGTACAGGGACTTACTGTATactgaatttgaataaatatttaacattcAGGAACGACAATAAAAACTGTTGGTTTATGAATAGTAATAATGAAATCATAAGAATTTGTAACATAACAATTCACAACAGAGAAATAGTTATATATGGTAAAAAGATTCTTAGAATTAAAGACTTCTTCACAGAACCTATTAAATCCTCcaccttaaatatttattgttctGATACTATGGTTTGTGATATgcaaaaactttataaattaacagatataaaatgtaaaatgtttggAATGGAGTACAACACAATGTACATTTTTGTTCCCCTTGTTCAcacatttaatttgtaa
- the LOC129792645 gene encoding zwei Ig domain protein zig-8-like: MQINPPPQGMLTLVTVLVFVALGEGSMMSFEDSVWDSPPYFDDSTVREVTAAAGYPAMLRCRVRNIGDRAVSWIRRRDLHILAIGIMTYTNDPRFQAEHSEGSDDWTLKIRSARPADSGVYECQISIDPKISLGIHLNVVASHARILGGREVFVRRGSDVNLTCLVETAPAPIELHWARNGRPLDFSQRGGMSILSERRARTSQLLMSRVSPRDAGNYSCYPMGNSGTDAAFVLVHVIKDENSAAMQHESSANFPHHASIPIGFAVGICSVLGLLMR, encoded by the exons ATGCAAATCAACCCCCCGCCGCAAGGGATGTTGACCCTTGTGACCGTACTCGTGTTTGTGGCCCTTGGGGAAGGCTCAATGATGAGCTTCGAGGACAGTGTTTGGGACTCCCCGCCGTACTTTGACGACTCCACAGTGCGCGAAGTAACCGCGGCGGCGGGATATCCGGCAATGCTCAGGTGCCGCGTGCGCAACATCGGTGATCGTGCTGTATCGTGGATTCGACGTCGTGATCTTCACATCCTCGCCATTGGCATCATGACCTACACCAACGATCCGCGCTTTCAGGCTGAACACTCTGAAGGCTCCGACGATTGGACACTCAAAATTCGCTCAGCTCGTCCCGCGGATTCTGGGGTTTATGAGTGTCAGATTTCCATTGATCCCAAAATCAGCCTTGGGATTCATCTCAATGTTGTTG CCAGTCACGCACGTATCCTTGGTGGGCGTGAGGTTTTTGTACGACGTGGTAGTGATGTCAATCTCACATGTCTTGTGGAGACCGCTCCAGCACCCATTGAGCTCCATTGGGCCCGCAACGGTCGACCGCTGGATTTCTCACAGCGCGGCGGAATGAGCATCCTGTCGGAGCGTCGTGCACGCACCAGCCAGTTGCTCATGAGTCGTGTCTCACCACGCGACGCTGGCAACTACAGTTGCTACCCAATGGGAAATAGTGGTACTGATGCCGCTTTTGTGCTCGTTCACGTGATAAAGGATGAAAATAGTGCCGCCATGCAGCACGAATCGTCAGCAAACTTTCCACATCACGCTTCCATACCAATTGGATTTGCTGTTGGTATTTGTTCAGTGCTTGGACTCTTGATGAGGTga
- the LOC129792174 gene encoding uncharacterized protein LOC129792174 isoform X1: MFVVVKTHEPEGPTITAVPIKWIKDGKLFWPSNKQEEKYRRNPNSVPDCDWDVYECEVKSIHLESFEDAYAIEKKLANTDTTEEKELNKKGKFRGKLKGSKTDFNKMVNGCMLVESKNLISSNAGNRMDANHANQADKTGNSFGPKSQSQISERKNSDNRKERSSLKRCRSSRNKFQDRRPVFVSTNEELERELSVRNENDVDEGPLLKKHKHGIERSQGGNQEVTQTSDQDEEYSFDNKNNQDYSASKVDKSYKIKSNNTTKSTAVSPNINREEKPVKEKPNGMRLTHDNNESEISKNHKHDMSPDLDFGEGPSWKYASSRTKGTFHHTTVAESTDEEPEDNLSLRSSRSVTPLLSKAENEIDWSNKSMPEMMLQILKYCASLHVMTEKILKTQEKLTKNSEDPCTPGVFERPLHTTEEVDDLEKNLNDKIFFNACVKELVKVTGTSGNKDGKQMAYKLLHKVFTCEVLTKFSWSGVSKTGQKKCFSKLENTIELFSTVARQADNRFSRIDAENFFKKNVLKHAQTRYERNKQ, encoded by the exons ATGTTTGTAGTGGTAAAAACACATGAACCTGAAGGACCGACAATCACAGCAGTGCcaataaaatggataaaagatGGAAAACTGTTTTGGCCTTCTAATAAACAAGAAGAGAAGTACAGAAGGAACCCTAACTCTGTTCCAG attGCGATTGGGATGTTTATGAGTGTGAAGTGAAGAGTATTCATTTGGAATCATTTGAAGACGCTTAtgctattgaaaaaaaacttgcaaacACTGATACAACAGAAGAGAAAGAGCTTaataagaaaggaaaatttcgtGGAAAACTTAAAGGATCCAAAactgattttaataaaatggtTAACGGTTGCATGCTGGTGGAAtcaaaaaatctcataagCTCAAATGCTGGTAATCGGATGGACGCCAATCATGCGAATCAAGCTGATAAAACAGGCAATTCATTTGGACCGAAATCTCAATCTCAAatatctgaaagaaaaaactcagaTAATCGAAAAGAGAGGTCTTCTCTGAAAAGATGTAGGTCAAGCAGAAATAAGTTTCAAGACAGAAGACCAGTGTTTGTGTCAACTAACGAAGAACTCGAGAGAGAACTTTCCGTGAGAAATGAAAACGATGTAGATGAAGGTCCTTTACTAAAAAAGCATAAACATGGTATAGAAAGATCACAGGGTGGAAATCAAGAAGTTACTCAAACTTCAGATCAGGATGAGGAATATTCCTTTGACAATAAAAACAATCAGGACTACTCTGCCTCAAAAGTAGATAAGTCTTATAAGATCAAGTCAAATAATACCACCAAATCAACAGCGGTGTCCCCAAATATTAATCGCGAAGAAAAACCCGTAAAAGAAAAGCCAAATGGAATGCGATTAACACATGACAATAACGAGAgtgaaatatcaaaaaatcatAAGCATGATATGTCGCCAGATTTGGATTTTGGAGAAGGACCTTCCTGGAAATATGCATCTTCCCGAACAAAAGGAACCTTTCACCATACAACTGTTGCGGAATCCACAGACGAAGAACCAGAAGATAATTTGTCATTGCGATCAAGTCGAAGTGTCACTCCACTCTTGAGCAAAGCTGAAAATGAAATAG ACTGGAGTAATAAGTCAATGCCTGAAATGATGTTGCAAATACTTAAGTATTGTGCTAGTTTACACGTCATGACTGAAAAGATATTAAAGACTCAGgagaaattaactaaaaacaGCGAGGATCCATGTACGCCTGGTGTTTTCGAACGCCCACTACATACAACAGAAGAGGTAGatgatttagaaaaaaatctcaacgacaagattttttttaacgcaTGTGTTAAGGAACTGGTGAAAGTCACTGGTACTAGCGGAAATAAGGATGGAAAACAAATGGCATATAAATTATTACACAAGGTTTTCACTTGTGAAGTCCTAACCAAATTTTCTTGGTCAGGTGTTTCAAAAACTGGACAAAAAAAGTGTTTCTCGAAACTTGAAAACACAATTGAATTGTTTTCTACTGTCGCTAGACAGGCCGATAATCGTTTTTCAAGGATTGAcgctgaaaatttctttaagaaaaatgtattaaaacaCGCACAGACACGATATGAACGCAATAAACAATAA
- the LOC129791928 gene encoding uncharacterized protein LOC129791928 isoform X2, whose product MDARTILETPRHVNVSPMGSGEMWYNGLKPVLYKLLGQQNLDEIPKISLKFHVDGLQIFKSSKVDLWPILCAIEELPNIPPQVIAIYCGNGKPSNVSEYLKEFVPEIQDLLTNGLEIDMYHIKVAIKCFLCDLPARAFLKGTVYFNHRSGCSKCTAIGENESGNRMSFPNLNAQKRTNESFRQRKNISHHRESSVIERLPVDMVKDFPISDDLHLLHQGVMKRMCSLWIAGRNNYYTKWSANDVKKVSEELVKLNLYKPKELHRQIRDLSDISRWKGTEWRTLLMYTGVVVLRNILRPDVYYNFLLLFCGVTICETSYYKFLLPVADSMLKEFVKTYIEIYGSDEIVMNIHSTIHIVDDVQNHGPLASMSTYIFENLLKDVKQCVRNGKKPLIQVARRLIEKSHVDMLKAKKTKIYPNLEKKTSEHHERNDCTGTYCILNLNKYLTFRNDNKNCWFMNSNNEIIRICNITIHNREIVIYGKKILRIKDFFTEPIKSSTLNIYCSDTMVCDMQKLYKLTDIKCKMFGMEYNTMYIFVPLVHTFNL is encoded by the exons ATGGATGCTCGAACTATTTTGGAAACCCCACGGCATGTAAATGTAAGCCCTATGGGATCAGGCGAAATGTGGTATAATGGACTTAAGCCGGTATTATATAAATTGCTTGGACAACAAAATTTAGACGAAATTCCGAAAATATCCCTTAAGTTTCACGTGGATGGCCTCCAAATCTTCAAAAGTTCAAAAGTTGATTTATGGCCTATTTTATGTGCAATTGAAGAGCTACCAAATATCCCACCTCAAGTTATTGCAATCTATTGTGGAAATGGAAAACCTTCAAACGTATcagaatatttgaaagaatttgttCCGGAGATACAGGATTTATTAACAAATGGATTAGAAATCGATATGTATCATATAAAAGTTGCTATCAAATGCTTCTTGTGTGATCTCCCAGCACGAGCATTTTTAAAAG GAACTGTTTACTTTAATCACCGTAGTGGTTGCAGTAAATGTACAGCAATTGGAGAAAATGAATCAg GAAATAGAATGAGTTTCCCTAATCTAAACGCTCAAAAACGAACAAATGAAAGTTTTCGTCAACGCAAAAATATCAGCCATCATCGAGAATCATCTGTAATTGAAAGATTACCTGTGGACATGGttaaagattttcccatttctGATGATCTTCACCTTTTACATCAAGGAGTTATGAAGAGGATGTGTTCACTATGGATTGCAGGGCGCAATAACTACTATACGAAATGGTCAGCAAATGACGTAAAGAAAGTATCGGAAGAACTGGTTAAACTAAACTTATATAAACCAAAGGAACTACATCGTCAAATAAGAGACTTGAGTGACATTTCAAGGTGGAAAGGTACGGAATGGAGAACGCTGCTAATGTATACCGGTGTTGTAGTTCTACGCAACATACTTAGACCAGACgtatattacaattttttgttgttattttgCGGAGTGACAATCTGTGAAACTTcttattataaatttcttcttcctgTTGCCGATTCTATGCTTAAGGAATTCGTAAAAACTTATATTGAGATTTATGGAAGTGATGAAATAGTGATGAATATTCATTCTACTATACATATAGTAGACGATGTACAGAACCATGGACCACTTGCATCAATGTCTACATATATTTTCGAGAATCTGCTCAAAGATGTTAAGCAATGTGTAAGAAATGGTAAAAAACCACTCATTCAGGTTGCTCGAAgattaattgagaaatctcATGTAGATATGTTGAAAGCaaagaaaaccaaaatatACCCCAATCTAGAAAAGAAGACATCCGAACATCATGAACGTAATGATTGTACAGGGACTTACTGTATactgaatttgaataaatatttaacattcAGGAACGACAATAAAAACTGTTGGTTTATGAATAGTAATAATGAAATCATAAGAATTTGTAACATAACAATTCACAACAGAGAAATAGTTATATATGGTAAAAAGATTCTTAGAATTAAAGACTTCTTCACAGAACCTATTAAATCCTCcaccttaaatatttattgttctGATACTATGGTTTGTGATATgcaaaaactttataaattaacagatataaaatgtaaaatgtttggAATGGAGTACAACACAATGTACATTTTTGTTCCCCTTGTTCAcacatttaatttgtaa
- the LOC129792174 gene encoding uncharacterized protein LOC129792174 isoform X2: protein MVNGCMLVESKNLISSNAGNRMDANHANQADKTGNSFGPKSQSQISERKNSDNRKERSSLKRCRSSRNKFQDRRPVFVSTNEELERELSVRNENDVDEGPLLKKHKHGIERSQGGNQEVTQTSDQDEEYSFDNKNNQDYSASKVDKSYKIKSNNTTKSTAVSPNINREEKPVKEKPNGMRLTHDNNESEISKNHKHDMSPDLDFGEGPSWKYASSRTKGTFHHTTVAESTDEEPEDNLSLRSSRSVTPLLSKAENEIDWSNKSMPEMMLQILKYCASLHVMTEKILKTQEKLTKNSEDPCTPGVFERPLHTTEEVDDLEKNLNDKIFFNACVKELVKVTGTSGNKDGKQMAYKLLHKVFTCEVLTKFSWSGVSKTGQKKCFSKLENTIELFSTVARQADNRFSRIDAENFFKKNVLKHAQTRYERNKQ, encoded by the exons atggtTAACGGTTGCATGCTGGTGGAAtcaaaaaatctcataagCTCAAATGCTGGTAATCGGATGGACGCCAATCATGCGAATCAAGCTGATAAAACAGGCAATTCATTTGGACCGAAATCTCAATCTCAAatatctgaaagaaaaaactcagaTAATCGAAAAGAGAGGTCTTCTCTGAAAAGATGTAGGTCAAGCAGAAATAAGTTTCAAGACAGAAGACCAGTGTTTGTGTCAACTAACGAAGAACTCGAGAGAGAACTTTCCGTGAGAAATGAAAACGATGTAGATGAAGGTCCTTTACTAAAAAAGCATAAACATGGTATAGAAAGATCACAGGGTGGAAATCAAGAAGTTACTCAAACTTCAGATCAGGATGAGGAATATTCCTTTGACAATAAAAACAATCAGGACTACTCTGCCTCAAAAGTAGATAAGTCTTATAAGATCAAGTCAAATAATACCACCAAATCAACAGCGGTGTCCCCAAATATTAATCGCGAAGAAAAACCCGTAAAAGAAAAGCCAAATGGAATGCGATTAACACATGACAATAACGAGAgtgaaatatcaaaaaatcatAAGCATGATATGTCGCCAGATTTGGATTTTGGAGAAGGACCTTCCTGGAAATATGCATCTTCCCGAACAAAAGGAACCTTTCACCATACAACTGTTGCGGAATCCACAGACGAAGAACCAGAAGATAATTTGTCATTGCGATCAAGTCGAAGTGTCACTCCACTCTTGAGCAAAGCTGAAAATGAAATAG ACTGGAGTAATAAGTCAATGCCTGAAATGATGTTGCAAATACTTAAGTATTGTGCTAGTTTACACGTCATGACTGAAAAGATATTAAAGACTCAGgagaaattaactaaaaacaGCGAGGATCCATGTACGCCTGGTGTTTTCGAACGCCCACTACATACAACAGAAGAGGTAGatgatttagaaaaaaatctcaacgacaagattttttttaacgcaTGTGTTAAGGAACTGGTGAAAGTCACTGGTACTAGCGGAAATAAGGATGGAAAACAAATGGCATATAAATTATTACACAAGGTTTTCACTTGTGAAGTCCTAACCAAATTTTCTTGGTCAGGTGTTTCAAAAACTGGACAAAAAAAGTGTTTCTCGAAACTTGAAAACACAATTGAATTGTTTTCTACTGTCGCTAGACAGGCCGATAATCGTTTTTCAAGGATTGAcgctgaaaatttctttaagaaaaatgtattaaaacaCGCACAGACACGATATGAACGCAATAAACAATAA
- the LOC129792174 gene encoding uncharacterized protein LOC129792174 isoform X3, with translation MFVVVKTHEPEGPTITAVPIKWIKDGKLFWPSNKQEEKYRRNPNSVPDCDWDVYECEVKSIHLESFEDAYAIEKKLANTDTTEEKELNKKGKFRGKLKGSKTDFNKMVNGCMLVESKNLISSNAGNRMDANHANQADKTGNSFGPKSQSQISERKNSDNRKERSSLKRCRSSRNKFQDRRPVFVSTNEELERELSVRNENDVDEGPLLKKHKHGIERSQGGNQEVTQTSDQDEEYSFDNKNNQDYSASKVDKSYKIKSNNTTKSTAVSPNINREEKPVKEKPNGMRLTHDNNESEISKNHKHDMSPDLDFGEGPSWKYASSRTKGTFHHTTVAESTDEEPEDNLSLRSSRSVTPLLSKAENEIGEQF, from the exons ATGTTTGTAGTGGTAAAAACACATGAACCTGAAGGACCGACAATCACAGCAGTGCcaataaaatggataaaagatGGAAAACTGTTTTGGCCTTCTAATAAACAAGAAGAGAAGTACAGAAGGAACCCTAACTCTGTTCCAG attGCGATTGGGATGTTTATGAGTGTGAAGTGAAGAGTATTCATTTGGAATCATTTGAAGACGCTTAtgctattgaaaaaaaacttgcaaacACTGATACAACAGAAGAGAAAGAGCTTaataagaaaggaaaatttcgtGGAAAACTTAAAGGATCCAAAactgattttaataaaatggtTAACGGTTGCATGCTGGTGGAAtcaaaaaatctcataagCTCAAATGCTGGTAATCGGATGGACGCCAATCATGCGAATCAAGCTGATAAAACAGGCAATTCATTTGGACCGAAATCTCAATCTCAAatatctgaaagaaaaaactcagaTAATCGAAAAGAGAGGTCTTCTCTGAAAAGATGTAGGTCAAGCAGAAATAAGTTTCAAGACAGAAGACCAGTGTTTGTGTCAACTAACGAAGAACTCGAGAGAGAACTTTCCGTGAGAAATGAAAACGATGTAGATGAAGGTCCTTTACTAAAAAAGCATAAACATGGTATAGAAAGATCACAGGGTGGAAATCAAGAAGTTACTCAAACTTCAGATCAGGATGAGGAATATTCCTTTGACAATAAAAACAATCAGGACTACTCTGCCTCAAAAGTAGATAAGTCTTATAAGATCAAGTCAAATAATACCACCAAATCAACAGCGGTGTCCCCAAATATTAATCGCGAAGAAAAACCCGTAAAAGAAAAGCCAAATGGAATGCGATTAACACATGACAATAACGAGAgtgaaatatcaaaaaatcatAAGCATGATATGTCGCCAGATTTGGATTTTGGAGAAGGACCTTCCTGGAAATATGCATCTTCCCGAACAAAAGGAACCTTTCACCATACAACTGTTGCGGAATCCACAGACGAAGAACCAGAAGATAATTTGTCATTGCGATCAAGTCGAAGTGTCACTCCACTCTTGAGCAAAGCTGAAAATGAAATAGGTGAGCAATTTTAA